Proteins co-encoded in one Streptococcus parauberis NCFD 2020 genomic window:
- a CDS encoding galactokinase: MTNLELQEAFKKVFGEESNDLFFSPGRINLIGEHTDYNGGHVFPAAITLGTYGAARKREDKKLRFYSGNFEEVGMIEVDLDNLVFEKEDNWTNYAKGVIKFLQEAGHVIDSGFDLYVFGNIPNGSGLSSSASLELLVGIVCEKLFDLKLERLDLVKIGKLTENQFIGVNSGIMDQFAIGMGADKRAIYLDTNTLEYDLVPLDLGNHVIVIMNTNKRRELADSKYNERRAECEKAVEELNDKLNIKTLGELDANTFDQFAYLIKDGNRIKRARHAVLENQRTLNARKALEEGRLEDFGRIVNASHVSLEHDYEVTGIELDTLVHTAWEQEGVLGARMTGAGFGGCAIAIVAKDKVEAFKEVVGKHYTEVIGYAPAFYIAEIAQGSHLL; this comes from the coding sequence ATGACTAATTTAGAACTACAAGAAGCTTTTAAAAAGGTATTTGGAGAAGAAAGCAATGATTTGTTTTTTTCACCTGGACGTATTAATCTAATTGGTGAACACACTGATTATAATGGTGGTCATGTTTTCCCAGCGGCGATTACTTTAGGGACTTATGGTGCAGCTCGAAAAAGAGAAGATAAAAAATTGCGTTTTTACTCAGGTAACTTTGAAGAAGTTGGAATGATTGAAGTTGACTTAGACAATCTTGTCTTTGAAAAAGAAGATAACTGGACTAACTATGCTAAAGGCGTAATTAAATTCTTGCAAGAGGCTGGACATGTTATTGATTCTGGTTTTGATTTATATGTCTTTGGTAATATTCCTAATGGCTCAGGCTTGTCATCATCAGCTTCTTTAGAACTGTTGGTTGGAATTGTCTGTGAAAAATTATTTGATCTTAAATTAGAACGGTTAGACCTAGTAAAAATTGGTAAACTAACAGAGAATCAATTCATTGGTGTGAATTCAGGAATTATGGATCAATTTGCAATCGGGATGGGCGCTGATAAGCGTGCAATCTATTTGGACACAAATACCCTAGAATATGATTTAGTTCCATTAGACTTGGGCAACCATGTTATTGTCATCATGAACACTAATAAACGACGTGAGTTAGCTGATTCTAAATACAATGAACGTCGTGCAGAATGTGAAAAAGCTGTAGAAGAATTGAATGATAAATTAAACATAAAAACATTAGGTGAATTAGATGCGAATACCTTTGATCAATTTGCTTACCTCATTAAAGATGGCAACCGTATCAAACGGGCACGTCATGCTGTATTAGAAAATCAACGTACCTTAAATGCTCGTAAAGCTTTGGAAGAAGGGCGCCTAGAAGACTTTGGACGTATAGTGAATGCTTCTCATGTTTCTTTGGAACATGATTATGAAGTTACAGGTATTGAATTGGATACATTAGTTCACACAGCTTGGGAGCAAGAAGGTGTCCTTGGAGCTCGCATGACTGGTGCAGGTTTTGGTGGCTGTGCAATTGCAATAGTTGCCAAAGATAAAGTTGAAGCCTTTAAAGAAGTAGTCGGCAAACACTATACTGAGGTCATTGGTTATGCTCCAGCTTTTTATATTGCAGAAATTGCCCAAGGCTCACACCTACTTTAA
- a CDS encoding helix-turn-helix domain-containing protein, with protein MELKAYFPEVKRSYFPIFDSDWISIQDGEEYLHFPISSLTKRELILLEVLAHKNSPAEKHRSAWHAYLVDGKGDVPEELSAYQFIYFNHQEQLSQEFNDVLSSIIGTVIGTVIDHIAISQTRTAFLIDNQTKTDNFATLIDILPTLENDFGQAFRVFIGNEWPKDSLAPISAYFKEENNLFSSYLADKRSHQVVSFPELMLWSLIAVIPLKTVEAHFNHCLIQNKDMSDMVVAMWQSQGNLVQSAQKLYIHRNSLQYKLDKLKVQSGLNLKNLDDLAFAYLFIEKK; from the coding sequence ATGGAATTGAAAGCCTATTTCCCGGAAGTCAAAAGAAGTTATTTTCCAATTTTTGATTCAGATTGGATAAGCATACAAGATGGGGAAGAATACCTTCATTTCCCAATAAGTTCCTTGACCAAGCGCGAACTTATTCTTTTGGAAGTGCTAGCCCATAAAAATAGCCCTGCTGAAAAGCATAGATCGGCCTGGCATGCTTATCTTGTTGATGGTAAGGGAGATGTTCCAGAGGAGCTAAGCGCTTATCAGTTTATTTATTTTAACCATCAGGAGCAACTGTCTCAAGAATTCAATGATGTTTTATCTTCAATTATAGGGACTGTTATAGGGACTGTCATAGATCACATTGCTATCAGTCAAACAAGAACGGCTTTTTTGATCGATAATCAAACAAAAACTGATAATTTTGCTACGTTGATAGATATTCTACCGACCTTGGAAAATGATTTTGGTCAAGCATTCAGAGTATTTATTGGGAATGAATGGCCCAAGGATAGTTTGGCGCCAATATCAGCTTATTTTAAAGAAGAAAATAACCTGTTTTCATCTTACTTAGCTGACAAAAGAAGCCATCAAGTTGTTAGTTTTCCAGAACTCATGTTATGGTCCCTAATTGCAGTTATTCCTTTAAAAACTGTTGAAGCTCATTTTAACCATTGTTTAATACAAAATAAAGACATGTCAGATATGGTTGTGGCAATGTGGCAATCTCAAGGAAACTTGGTGCAATCTGCACAAAAACTATACATTCATAGAAACTCTTTACAGTACAAGCTAGACAAGCTTAAAGTACAATCTGGTTTAAACCTCAAGAATCTTGATGATCTGGCTTTCGCCTATTTATTTATAGAAAAAAAATAA
- a CDS encoding glycoside hydrolase family 13 protein yields the protein MIQKWWHKATIYQVYPKSFKDSNADGIGDLRGITSKLDYLQKLGITALWLSPVYQSPMDDNGYDIADYQAIAAIFGNMADMDNLIAEANKRDIRIIMDLVVNHTSDEHAWFVEAKENPDSPERDYYIWRDQPNALTSTFSGSAWELDQASGQYYLHLFSKKQPDLNWENQELRQKIYDMMNYWIDKGIGGFRMDVIDLIGKLPDQEITGNGPKLHSYLKEMNQSSFGNHDLLTVGETWGATPEIAKQYSRPENNELSMVFQFEHIGLQHQDNQPKWEFTESLDVFALKKIFTKWQTELKLGEGWNSLFWNNHDLPRILSIWGDTGQNRVKSGKAFAILLHLMRGTPYIYQGEEIGMTNYPFQDLSQVDDIESVNYAHEALENGKAMEDIMESIRRIGRDNARTPMQWDPSAKAGFSEAGKTWLPVNPNYQEINVEAALADKDSLFYTYQNLISLRKTEDWLVEADFQLLESVDNVFAYQRQLGQDKYLVVVNLSDQEQAFKLPEGNHQVIISNTDCDQVKACSHLQAWDAFCLKYHEN from the coding sequence ATGATACAAAAATGGTGGCATAAGGCGACAATCTATCAAGTTTATCCTAAATCATTTAAAGATAGTAATGCTGATGGGATTGGTGATTTAAGAGGTATCACAAGTAAACTAGACTATTTGCAAAAACTAGGCATCACTGCCCTCTGGCTATCACCTGTTTATCAGTCGCCGATGGATGATAATGGTTATGATATTGCGGATTATCAAGCTATTGCAGCTATCTTTGGGAACATGGCTGACATGGATAATTTAATTGCAGAAGCAAACAAGCGTGATATCAGAATTATCATGGATTTGGTGGTTAACCATACCTCTGATGAGCACGCTTGGTTCGTTGAAGCTAAGGAAAATCCAGATAGTCCAGAGCGTGATTATTATATTTGGCGTGATCAGCCAAATGCATTGACATCGACTTTCTCAGGGTCAGCTTGGGAATTAGATCAAGCATCAGGTCAATACTATTTACATTTATTCAGCAAGAAACAGCCAGATCTGAACTGGGAAAACCAAGAGCTTCGTCAAAAAATTTATGACATGATGAACTATTGGATTGATAAAGGAATTGGTGGTTTCCGCATGGACGTGATTGACCTGATTGGTAAACTACCTGATCAAGAAATCACAGGCAATGGACCCAAACTGCACAGCTATTTAAAAGAAATGAATCAATCTAGCTTTGGTAATCATGATTTACTGACAGTTGGTGAAACTTGGGGGGCAACACCAGAAATAGCTAAACAGTATTCACGCCCTGAAAATAATGAGCTTTCCATGGTATTCCAATTTGAACACATTGGCTTACAACATCAAGACAATCAACCAAAATGGGAATTTACTGAGAGCCTCGATGTTTTTGCTTTGAAGAAAATTTTTACCAAGTGGCAAACAGAACTAAAACTTGGTGAGGGCTGGAATTCACTTTTTTGGAACAACCATGACTTGCCACGTATCCTTTCTATTTGGGGAGATACGGGACAAAACCGTGTTAAGTCAGGAAAAGCCTTCGCTATCCTTCTCCATTTAATGCGAGGAACACCTTATATCTATCAAGGAGAAGAAATTGGCATGACCAATTATCCATTCCAAGATTTGAGCCAAGTTGATGATATTGAATCCGTCAACTATGCCCATGAGGCTTTGGAAAATGGCAAAGCGATGGAGGATATCATGGAAAGTATCCGACGGATTGGCCGTGACAATGCAAGGACCCCTATGCAATGGGATCCTTCAGCCAAGGCTGGTTTTTCAGAAGCAGGAAAAACTTGGTTACCAGTAAATCCAAATTACCAAGAGATTAATGTAGAAGCAGCCTTGGCTGATAAAGACTCACTCTTCTACACCTATCAAAATCTCATTAGCTTACGCAAAACAGAAGACTGGTTGGTCGAAGCAGACTTCCAACTGTTAGAATCCGTCGACAATGTCTTCGCTTACCAACGCCAATTAGGTCAAGATAAGTATCTCGTCGTAGTCAATCTGTCTGACCAAGAACAAGCATTCAAATTACCTGAAGGAAATCACCAAGTCATTATTTCCAATACAGATTGTGACCAAGTAAAAGCATGCTCACACTTACAAGCATGGGATGCATTTTGTTTAAAGTATCATGAGAACTAA
- the galT gene encoding UDP-glucose--hexose-1-phosphate uridylyltransferase, whose protein sequence is MKLIEQFVNAVIAASDYQEEDYIYLYNRVLTLVGEEGSDQECNQTELIALKDQLVDLAVANGKVGALLEEKDCLGAELMNFITPTPSHLNKQFWDTYQKSPDKAISDFYALSKANNYIKVSAIAKNIAFKTASEYGDMEITINLSKPEKDPKAIAAAKLVKSSTYPMCQLCMENEGYQGRIDHPARANHRIIRMDLDGEKWGFQYSPYAYFNEHCIFLDTQHLPMVISQKTFDQLLGIVDQFPGYIAGSNSDLPIVGGSILTHNHYQGGRHDFPMALAELDQVFTIEGFEDIETATVKWPMSVIRLRGKNAERMSQLAEKIRLTWRDYSDAELDILAYTGETRHHTVTPIARKHGQLFELDLVLRDNHTTDQFPDGVYHPHKGLHHIKKENIGLIEVMGLAILPPRLKDELLEVEKYLQDEYNSIADYHKEWADQIKVAGAFDRASVHDYVQEQVGQVFVKVLEDAGVYKNTAEGKVGFARFISNLGLKGE, encoded by the coding sequence ATGAAACTAATTGAACAATTTGTTAATGCAGTTATTGCTGCATCCGATTACCAAGAAGAAGACTACATCTACTTGTACAACAGAGTTTTGACACTTGTTGGAGAGGAAGGTAGTGATCAAGAATGCAATCAAACAGAGCTTATTGCACTGAAAGATCAATTAGTTGACTTGGCAGTAGCTAATGGAAAGGTTGGAGCTTTACTAGAAGAAAAAGACTGTTTGGGTGCGGAATTAATGAACTTCATTACTCCAACCCCAAGTCATTTGAACAAGCAATTTTGGGATACTTATCAAAAATCTCCTGATAAGGCTATCTCTGATTTCTATGCTTTAAGCAAGGCTAATAATTATATAAAAGTGTCAGCTATTGCCAAAAATATTGCTTTCAAAACGGCGTCTGAATATGGGGATATGGAAATTACCATTAATTTATCTAAACCTGAAAAAGACCCCAAAGCTATTGCGGCAGCAAAATTAGTTAAAAGTTCAACTTATCCAATGTGTCAGTTGTGCATGGAGAATGAAGGTTATCAGGGGAGAATTGATCATCCTGCGCGTGCTAATCACCGAATTATCCGGATGGATTTAGATGGTGAAAAATGGGGCTTCCAATATTCGCCTTATGCCTACTTCAATGAACATTGCATTTTCTTAGATACTCAACATCTTCCAATGGTGATTAGTCAAAAAACATTTGACCAATTATTAGGCATTGTTGATCAATTCCCGGGCTACATAGCAGGCTCAAATTCCGACTTGCCAATAGTTGGAGGCTCAATTTTAACGCATAACCATTACCAAGGAGGGCGTCATGATTTTCCGATGGCTTTGGCAGAACTGGACCAAGTCTTCACAATTGAAGGTTTTGAGGATATTGAAACAGCCACTGTTAAATGGCCAATGTCTGTGATCCGTTTAAGAGGAAAAAATGCTGAGAGAATGAGTCAACTGGCAGAAAAAATTCGACTCACTTGGCGTGATTATAGTGACGCGGAACTGGACATCCTTGCATATACAGGAGAAACACGACATCATACGGTAACACCGATTGCGCGCAAGCACGGCCAACTTTTTGAATTAGACCTTGTTCTACGTGATAATCACACGACAGATCAATTTCCTGACGGAGTCTATCATCCCCATAAAGGCTTACATCACATTAAAAAAGAAAACATCGGACTAATTGAGGTAATGGGCTTAGCGATTCTTCCGCCAAGGTTAAAAGATGAACTTTTGGAAGTTGAAAAATATCTTCAAGATGAGTATAATAGCATAGCAGACTATCACAAGGAATGGGCTGATCAGATCAAAGTAGCTGGTGCATTTGACCGAGCTAGTGTGCATGATTATGTTCAAGAACAAGTGGGACAAGTTTTCGTCAAAGTTTTAGAAGATGCTGGAGTTTATAAGAACACAGCTGAAGGTAAGGTCGGTTTTGCTCGCTTTATCTCAAACTTGGGCTTAAAAGGAGAATAA
- a CDS encoding ABC transporter ATP-binding protein: MVQLNLNHIYKKYPNTTHYAVEDFNLEIGDKEFIVFVGPSGCGKSTTLRMIAGLEDISEGELSIDGEVVNDKSPKDRDIAMVFQNYALYPHMTVYDNMAFGLKLRKYKKDDIDKRVKEAATILGLTEFLDRKPADLSGGQRQRVAMGRAIVRDPKVFLMDEPLSNLDAKLRVSMRAEIAKIHRRIGSTTIYVTHDQTEAMTLADRIVIMSATKNPEGNGTIGKIEQVGSPQELYNLPANKFVAGFIGSPSMNFFEVTVDNGRLTSDQGLDIAIPEGQEKVLNAAGYKGKKIIFGIRPEDISANKLVQDTFPSASVKAEVLVSELLGSETMLYVKQGTTEFASRVDARDFHNPGEVVDLTFNVSKGHFFDLETEQAIR, from the coding sequence ATGGTACAATTAAATTTAAATCACATTTATAAAAAATACCCAAACACAACTCACTATGCAGTTGAGGATTTCAATTTAGAAATCGGCGATAAAGAATTTATCGTTTTCGTTGGTCCTTCAGGATGTGGTAAATCAACAACACTTCGTATGATTGCTGGTCTTGAAGATATCTCAGAAGGTGAACTATCAATTGATGGCGAAGTAGTCAATGACAAATCACCTAAAGACCGTGATATTGCCATGGTTTTCCAAAACTATGCCCTTTATCCACATATGACTGTATATGATAACATGGCATTTGGTCTTAAACTACGTAAATATAAAAAAGATGACATTGATAAACGTGTTAAAGAAGCAGCAACTATCCTTGGTTTGACTGAATTCTTAGATCGTAAACCAGCTGACTTGTCAGGTGGACAACGTCAACGTGTTGCTATGGGACGTGCCATTGTCCGTGATCCAAAAGTGTTCTTGATGGATGAGCCGCTATCAAACTTGGATGCCAAGTTACGTGTCTCAATGCGTGCTGAAATTGCAAAAATTCACCGCCGTATCGGATCAACTACAATTTATGTAACCCATGACCAAACAGAAGCGATGACATTGGCCGACCGTATTGTTATCATGAGTGCTACTAAAAATCCAGAAGGTAATGGAACAATTGGTAAAATTGAACAAGTTGGTTCACCTCAAGAATTGTATAACTTACCAGCCAATAAATTTGTTGCCGGCTTTATTGGAAGCCCATCCATGAACTTCTTTGAAGTAACAGTTGATAATGGTCGTTTAACTAGTGACCAAGGTTTAGATATTGCTATTCCTGAAGGACAAGAAAAAGTTCTTAATGCAGCAGGTTACAAAGGTAAAAAAATCATCTTTGGTATTCGTCCAGAAGATATTTCTGCTAATAAACTTGTTCAGGATACTTTCCCAAGTGCAAGTGTTAAAGCTGAAGTTTTAGTGTCAGAATTACTTGGTTCAGAAACAATGCTTTATGTGAAACAAGGTACTACTGAATTTGCTTCTCGCGTAGATGCGCGTGATTTCCACAACCCAGGGGAAGTTGTTGACTTAACATTTAATGTATCAAAAGGTCATTTCTTTGACTTGGAAACAGAACAAGCAATTCGTTAA
- a CDS encoding LacI family DNA-binding transcriptional regulator — MATLKDIAKLANVSQATVSRVLNNDQSLSVGEATRHRILTAADQLGYSKHQKITNAPKIKQRIAIYQWYSQQEELNDLYYYSIRIGIEKRAQELGYDVVRFFNNDTLVIDEFVVGIIAIGKFSKKQIKSLERKSNVLVFVDSDTLPQGHHCVTTDFDHSVQEVIDHFLQYELTKIGMIAGEERTSDQSELLIDQRFRTFKNYAYENGIYNSDFIFVGPFSAQSGYNLMKDAIQTLGDKLPQAFFVPNDTLAVGAMKALQEAQISVPSRVSLICFNDTAITKQVFPALSSITVYTEEMGITAVDILNKQLIKPGNSVTMTRLGTKLTLRESSI; from the coding sequence ATGGCAACATTAAAAGATATTGCAAAACTCGCAAATGTATCACAAGCTACTGTATCACGTGTTTTGAATAATGACCAATCCTTATCAGTTGGGGAGGCTACTCGCCACCGGATTTTAACAGCTGCTGATCAACTTGGTTATTCTAAACATCAAAAGATAACCAATGCTCCTAAAATTAAACAACGGATTGCTATTTATCAATGGTATAGTCAACAAGAGGAATTAAATGATTTATATTATTACTCTATTCGAATCGGTATTGAAAAAAGAGCTCAAGAGCTGGGTTATGATGTGGTTCGCTTCTTCAATAATGACACATTAGTAATAGACGAATTTGTAGTTGGGATTATTGCAATTGGTAAATTTTCAAAAAAACAGATTAAAAGTTTAGAACGAAAAAGTAATGTCTTAGTTTTTGTCGATTCTGATACGCTACCACAGGGACACCACTGTGTAACAACTGATTTTGACCATTCTGTTCAAGAGGTGATTGATCATTTCTTACAATATGAGTTAACTAAAATTGGGATGATTGCCGGTGAAGAACGGACTAGCGATCAAAGTGAATTACTGATTGACCAACGCTTTAGAACTTTTAAAAATTATGCTTACGAAAATGGAATTTATAATTCTGATTTTATCTTTGTTGGACCATTTTCTGCTCAATCAGGCTACAATTTGATGAAAGATGCCATTCAAACTTTGGGAGACAAGTTGCCACAAGCTTTCTTTGTACCCAATGACACCTTAGCTGTTGGAGCCATGAAGGCTCTTCAGGAAGCACAAATTTCAGTTCCTAGTCGTGTCAGCCTTATTTGTTTTAATGACACGGCGATTACTAAACAAGTTTTCCCAGCCTTAAGTTCAATCACAGTCTATACCGAAGAAATGGGTATTACAGCCGTCGATATTTTAAATAAGCAATTGATCAAGCCTGGAAATAGCGTGACTATGACTCGCCTAGGCACAAAACTAACGCTACGAGAATCTAGTATTTAA
- a CDS encoding thioredoxin domain-containing protein: MNFEDALNHFTEISIQELITKIENEDKVIAFLGRETCGFCRRFAPKLAQISQEYDLTVYYIASDNIDDMALLSRFRELHNIPTVPALVVTDQGIIRRICDSSLSEEAIATFIDA, from the coding sequence ATGAATTTTGAGGATGCTTTAAATCATTTCACTGAAATTTCCATTCAAGAGTTGATTACTAAAATAGAAAATGAAGACAAGGTTATTGCTTTTTTAGGGCGTGAAACTTGTGGTTTTTGTCGACGATTTGCACCAAAGTTGGCGCAAATCAGTCAAGAATATGATTTAACAGTTTATTATATTGCTAGTGATAACATCGATGATATGGCCTTACTTTCTCGCTTTAGAGAGTTACATAATATTCCAACCGTTCCAGCCTTAGTGGTTACTGATCAAGGAATAATTCGTCGGATATGTGATTCATCATTGAGTGAAGAAGCAATTGCTACTTTTATTGATGCATAG
- the galE gene encoding UDP-glucose 4-epimerase GalE — protein MAILVLGGAGYIGSHMVDRLIEVEHEEVVVVDNLVTGHRQAVHKDAKFYEGDLADQAFMRQVFSENPQVDAVIHFAAYSLVGESMENPLKYFDNNTVGMVKLLEVMNECGVKNIVFSSTAATYGIPEEMPIKESTAQKPINPYGESKLMMEKIMAWCDQAYGIKFVALRYFNVAGDKPDGSIGEDHNPETHLVPIVLQVAQGSRDKITIFGDDYATADGTNVRDYVHPFDLAQAHSLAVKYLKEGNESTAFNLGSSTGFSNLQIVEVARKVTGESIPSEIGPRRHGDPDSLIADSSKAREILGWKPEFDDIEKIIATAWTWQSSHPNGYEK, from the coding sequence ATGGCAATTTTAGTACTCGGTGGTGCTGGTTACATAGGATCACATATGGTTGATCGTTTAATTGAAGTGGAGCATGAAGAAGTTGTAGTCGTTGATAATTTGGTTACAGGGCATCGTCAAGCAGTCCATAAAGATGCTAAGTTTTATGAAGGTGATTTAGCCGACCAGGCTTTTATGCGTCAAGTTTTTTCTGAAAATCCACAAGTAGATGCAGTAATTCATTTCGCGGCTTATTCATTAGTCGGTGAATCAATGGAGAACCCCCTTAAATACTTCGATAATAACACTGTAGGAATGGTTAAATTGTTGGAAGTGATGAACGAATGTGGCGTGAAAAACATTGTCTTCTCATCAACAGCAGCCACTTATGGGATTCCTGAAGAAATGCCAATCAAAGAAAGTACAGCACAAAAGCCAATTAATCCTTATGGCGAAAGCAAGTTGATGATGGAAAAAATCATGGCTTGGTGTGATCAAGCTTATGGCATCAAATTTGTGGCTCTTCGTTACTTTAATGTTGCTGGTGATAAACCAGATGGTAGCATAGGTGAAGACCACAATCCAGAAACGCACTTGGTTCCTATCGTTTTGCAAGTTGCACAAGGAAGTCGCGACAAGATTACAATCTTCGGAGATGACTATGCGACTGCAGATGGGACAAATGTCCGTGATTATGTTCATCCTTTTGATTTGGCGCAAGCGCATAGCCTTGCTGTTAAGTATTTAAAAGAAGGTAATGAATCAACTGCCTTTAACTTAGGTTCCTCTACAGGCTTCTCGAATTTGCAAATTGTAGAGGTGGCACGAAAAGTAACCGGAGAATCAATCCCATCTGAAATTGGTCCACGTAGACATGGTGATCCGGATAGCTTGATTGCTGACTCAAGTAAAGCGCGTGAGATTCTTGGTTGGAAACCAGAATTTGATGATATCGAAAAAATCATCGCAACTGCCTGGACGTGGCAATCAAGCCATCCTAATGGTTACGAAAAATAA
- the yajC gene encoding preprotein translocase subunit YajC, which produces MGLSTILMFAVMIGLIFVMQRQQKKQASERQNQLNAIAKGDQIVTIGGMYAFVDDVDKEANRVILDVDGVFLPFELSAIKRVISKGDAVTETVASTEEEAVATEEASLPVVEDTDLAVQEESAISETK; this is translated from the coding sequence ATGGGACTTTCAACAATATTAATGTTTGCAGTAATGATTGGTTTAATCTTTGTTATGCAACGTCAACAAAAAAAACAAGCTAGCGAACGCCAAAACCAATTAAATGCAATTGCTAAAGGTGATCAAATTGTTACCATCGGTGGCATGTATGCATTTGTCGATGATGTTGATAAAGAGGCTAACCGGGTTATTTTAGATGTTGATGGTGTCTTTCTACCATTTGAGCTATCAGCGATCAAACGCGTTATCTCAAAAGGTGATGCTGTAACTGAAACAGTTGCAAGCACTGAAGAAGAAGCTGTAGCAACTGAAGAAGCAAGTCTTCCAGTTGTGGAAGATACTGACCTAGCTGTGCAAGAAGAATCAGCAATTAGTGAAACAAAATAA
- a CDS encoding sugar O-acetyltransferase, producing the protein MTQFDQMHSGELYLPTEPDILYEQLNCQDLLYDFNHTRPSQRKKREELLKIMFNELGENVYIKPPLNANRGGHFYKIGNNVYINYNLTMVDDTRITIGSHTMIGPNVTLIAGTHPLETQLRKEGYQYNLPVSIGENSWLGANVTVLQGVTIGNNVVVGANSLVTKDIPDNTLVMGSPAKIVTNLD; encoded by the coding sequence ATGACACAATTTGACCAAATGCACAGTGGTGAATTATACTTACCGACTGAACCTGATATTTTATATGAGCAACTCAATTGTCAAGATTTACTCTATGATTTCAATCATACACGCCCAAGTCAAAGGAAAAAAAGAGAAGAACTTCTAAAAATAATGTTTAATGAATTGGGAGAAAATGTTTATATTAAACCTCCACTTAACGCAAACCGGGGCGGTCACTTTTATAAAATCGGCAATAATGTCTACATTAATTACAATTTAACAATGGTTGATGATACAAGAATCACTATTGGTTCTCATACCATGATTGGACCAAATGTAACCTTGATTGCCGGAACACATCCACTAGAAACTCAACTTCGTAAAGAGGGATATCAATATAACCTGCCTGTCTCTATAGGCGAAAATTCTTGGCTAGGAGCAAATGTGACCGTTTTGCAGGGTGTAACCATTGGCAACAATGTAGTTGTGGGCGCAAATAGTTTGGTAACAAAAGATATACCTGATAATACACTGGTCATGGGGTCACCAGCCAAAATAGTAACAAATTTAGATTAA